CGAGCTCACGCTCGCTCAGGGCCTCGTCCGGGTGCTGGTCGCGGCGCGGGGTCGTCCTGGACGTCTTGGCGGAAGCCAAGACCTGCTCGGCGTAGCGTCGTACGTCCGTCGGGGCACCGCGAGGAAGGCTGGTGAGCAGGTCGACCATGACCGGTCCCTCGTCGAGGAACAGGCGGCGGTAACCCGCCGGTACGCCGACGATGAGCGCGGCGGACAGGTCCTCGGCCGCCGCCCGCGGATCACCGGAGGCGTGATGGGCCAGCGCACCCACCACGTGTGCCTCGACCAGGCTGCCGTCACGCCCGGACGCCTGAGCCAGGTCGAGGATCTGCTCGACCAGTGCGATCGCGTCGGCGGGGCTGCCCTCCGCGATGAGGACGCGGGCCAAGGTGAGCTGGTCGTACTCCTGGAGGAATGTCGGCTCGTCGTCAGGTCTGACCTCGTGCTGGCGGGCCCAGGCGCGGGCCTCGATCACGTTGCCCTGAGCGAGTCGTACCCGGGCACGAGCTGCGGCGATGGGCCGCACCTCGGGGAAGAACCCGGGTCGGAACATGGGCTCGGCCTCGTCGAGCATCGCGATCGCCCCGTCCAGGTCACCGGAGGCCCGCAGGACCGCGGCCTTGGTGGTGTACCAACGGTGTCGGTTCTCGGGCAGCGAGGCCAGGTCGCCCAGCTCGCCGGCGACCTCGAGGTGCCGGGCAGCCGCATCCAGATCGCCGAGCTCGCGGAGCACGTCGGCAAGACCGACGCGCACGTCACCGACCGTCGGCAGGATCGGGCCCTCGGGACGCACAGCCGTGGCCAGCGCTTCCTCGAAGATCCGGCGCGCCTCCAGCGGGCGTCCGCGAGTGAGCCACATGCTCCCCAGCACCACGGCCGACCCCAGCGCATCGGCGACCAGACCGGCCGCACGCATGCTCACGACCGCGTCCGAGAACGTCTCGACCGCTGCCTGCAGGTCGCCAGCAGCCCAGGCGGCGAGGCCGAGGAAGCCTGCTCCCGCGCCGCGGGAGAAGTCGTCCTCGGGGCCCGCCAGGTCATAGGCACGTTGCGCGTGAGCGATCGTGCCGGCGACATCGCCCCGGGCCTGCGCGACCGCGGCTCGGTAGACCGCGATCATCGCGGGCAGCGCCCGCATCTCCCGCGCGTGCGCCTCGACCACGTCCTGCGGCGCGGGGGTGGAAAGGTCGGTTCGCACCGGTCGGGCGTCCAGAGCGCCCTGGGCCACGTCGAGCCAGGCTTCGACACCTTCGAAGTCACCGGCGGCCAGCCGGCTCCAACCGGTCGCGGTGGCGAGGAGCGGCCGGCGGCGCACGACCTCGGCGGGCACCGCGGCCAGCCACTCCACGATGGTGGCGTCCTGCCTCCCCTGCCGCAGCCCGGCGAGAGCAAGTTCGACCAGGTCAGCAGTGAGCTCATGGTCCTCGCCGGCGATCGCGTGCGCGACAGCGTCCGGCAACATGCCGTGCTCAACCAGCCATCGACCTGCAGCGATGTGCAGCCCGCGGAGGCGGTCGGGGTGACGGGCGAGGAGCCGAGCTCGCAGCGCATCCCCGAACAGGTGGTGGTAGCGGTACCAGCGACGTCCGTCGTCCAACGGGATGACGAAGACGTTCCTCCGCTCGAGAGACTCCAGGATCTCCTGGGCGTCGGAGGTGCCGGTGACGGCGTCGCAGAGGGAACCGCTGAGCTCGCGCAGCACCGACGTAGCCAGCAGGAACTCCCGCACCCGATCCGGTTGACGGTCGAGAACCTCCTCGACGAGGTAGTCGAGCACGAAGCGGTGGCTGCCGGCAAAGTCGTCGACGAACGCCGTGGGGTCCTCATGGCCGCTCAAGGAGAGCGCCGCCATCTGCAGACCAGCAGCCCACCCCTCGGTGCGCTCGTCGAGCGTGTCGACGTCCTTTCGGGCGAGCGTGAGCCCCATGGCGTCGTTGAGCAGGTCGGCCGCCTCCTCGGCGGTGAACCGCAGATCGGCGGCTCGTAGCTCGAGCAGGCCGCCCGTGCTGCGAAGCCGCGCCACTGCCAGCGGAGGGTCGGAGCGTGTGGCCATCGCGATGCGGACCTGGCCGGGAAGATGATCGAGCAGGAACGCGAGCACCTCGTGGACGGCCGGCGCGGTGATCTCGTGGTAGTCGTCGAGAGCCAGCACGGTCGCGTCGGCGAACATGTCGAGATCGTTGACCAGGCTGGTCAGCACCATCTCCACCGGGACTTCGGCAGCGGTCTCGACGACATCGCCCACGTCGACGCCGAGGGCGGGGTTGGTGCTTTGGCAAGCCGCGATCAGGTGGGTCAAGAATCGTCGGACGTCGTTGTCACCGACGTCGAGGGAGACCCACGCGACGCTCAAGCCGGCCGCAGCCGGCGACGCGAACCACTGGCTGAGGACGGTGGTCTTGCCGAATCCGGCCGGTGCCGAGACCAGCACGAGGCGCGTGGTGTCGCTCTGCGCGATCCTGAGCCGCTCCTGTAGCCGGGGTCGGGCAACCGAGTCGGCGCGGGGCTCCGGGAGATGGACCTTCGTCGCCAGGACCGGCATGTCAAGAGAGTAGTTTCCCCGGGCCGGTGGAGCTCGGTTTCGGGGCCGATACGGGCGGGCCGGAGCGCTCCGGCCCCTCTCGGGCGCGACGCAGGGACTCGGACGCGTCGCGGCGCACGGTCATGCGGGGTGCGGGTCCTTCTCGGGGTCGTCATCGGGGGCGTCCTGGCCGGAGGCCCGGACCAGCATGCGTTCACCGGGGCGCCCGAAGATGGACAACACCTCCGCCGGTTCGTCGCCGGTGGAGCCGAACCAGTGCGGCACCTGCGTGTCGAACTCCGCCGCCTCACCAGTCCCGAGGACCAGGTCCTGGTCGCCGAGGATGAGACGCATCCGCCCGGAGAGGACGTAGAGCCACTCGAAACCGTCGTGGGTGCGTGGCGCCGGGTCGGACTGGGTGGTGGGGATGACGATCTTCCACGCCTGGATCCCGCCCGGACGCGTCAGCGGCAACACCGTCCGCCCGTTCACCCGCCGCGGCTTCAGCCGGATGCGCGGGTCACCGACCTCCGGTGCCCCCACCAGGTCATCGAGCGGCACCCGGTAGGTCCGCGCCAGCGGCAACAGGAGCTCCAGGCTGGGTTTGCGCTGCCCCGTCTCGAGCCGCGACAGCGTCGACTTCGACATTCCGGCCAGGCCCGCGGCTTCGGTCAGCGTCAGCCCGCGCTGTTCGCGAACCCTTCGCAGCCGAGAGCCCACCAGGTCCAGCGCGGCCGCGATGCGCCCATCCCCACCCGCCCCGCCAGCCGCCGCACTGCCGGCCGACCCGCCGGTTGCCTCGCTGTGGCTGAGGCTGCTC
The DNA window shown above is from Nocardioides mesophilus and carries:
- a CDS encoding LuxR C-terminal-related transcriptional regulator, with the protein product MPVLATKVHLPEPRADSVARPRLQERLRIAQSDTTRLVLVSAPAGFGKTTVLSQWFASPAAAGLSVAWVSLDVGDNDVRRFLTHLIAACQSTNPALGVDVGDVVETAAEVPVEMVLTSLVNDLDMFADATVLALDDYHEITAPAVHEVLAFLLDHLPGQVRIAMATRSDPPLAVARLRSTGGLLELRAADLRFTAEEAADLLNDAMGLTLARKDVDTLDERTEGWAAGLQMAALSLSGHEDPTAFVDDFAGSHRFVLDYLVEEVLDRQPDRVREFLLATSVLRELSGSLCDAVTGTSDAQEILESLERRNVFVIPLDDGRRWYRYHHLFGDALRARLLARHPDRLRGLHIAAGRWLVEHGMLPDAVAHAIAGEDHELTADLVELALAGLRQGRQDATIVEWLAAVPAEVVRRRPLLATATGWSRLAAGDFEGVEAWLDVAQGALDARPVRTDLSTPAPQDVVEAHAREMRALPAMIAVYRAAVAQARGDVAGTIAHAQRAYDLAGPEDDFSRGAGAGFLGLAAWAAGDLQAAVETFSDAVVSMRAAGLVADALGSAVVLGSMWLTRGRPLEARRIFEEALATAVRPEGPILPTVGDVRVGLADVLRELGDLDAAARHLEVAGELGDLASLPENRHRWYTTKAAVLRASGDLDGAIAMLDEAEPMFRPGFFPEVRPIAAARARVRLAQGNVIEARAWARQHEVRPDDEPTFLQEYDQLTLARVLIAEGSPADAIALVEQILDLAQASGRDGSLVEAHVVGALAHHASGDPRAAAEDLSAALIVGVPAGYRRLFLDEGPVMVDLLTSLPRGAPTDVRRYAEQVLASAKTSRTTPRRDQHPDEALSERELDVLRLLATDLTGPEIARRLYVSLNTLRTHTKHIFTKLGVNTRRAAVSRAAERGLL
- a CDS encoding helix-turn-helix domain-containing protein is translated as MTGRESSLSHSEATGGSAGSAAAGGAGGDGRIAAALDLVGSRLRRVREQRGLTLTEAAGLAGMSKSTLSRLETGQRKPSLELLLPLARTYRVPLDDLVGAPEVGDPRIRLKPRRVNGRTVLPLTRPGGIQAWKIVIPTTQSDPAPRTHDGFEWLYVLSGRMRLILGDQDLVLGTGEAAEFDTQVPHWFGSTGDEPAEVLSIFGRPGERMLVRASGQDAPDDDPEKDPHPA